The Candidatus Nezhaarchaeota archaeon DNA window AAGCTCTGGAGAGAAGAAGATTATAAATGTGTCAAGCTTAGCAAGGAGGTCCACGAAGTGAGACTCCCTTCTTTAATAAGAGAGGTCTGGGTAAATTTGTTTAAGAAGCCGGCGACCGTGAAATACCCATTTGAGAGGTTACCAGTACCGCAAACATACCGTGGAAAGCACGAACTAGTAAGAGATAGATGCACGGGTTGTGGTCTTTGTGCCAGGATATGTCCTGCATATGCCATAAGTATAAATTCGGTTCACGGTAAAGTTCTTCCTGAAATAGATTTGGGTAAGTGCATATTCTGTTATCTATGCGAAGACGCTTGTCCAAGAGGGGCCATTAAGCGCAGCAAAGAATATGAGCTAGCATCTTGGAGTAGGGATGAGATAATAGTAAGGTGACCTCCTCATGGAGGTGCTGAGGACCAAAGAGGACTCTATTGAATTGAAGACTTTTAACGATTTGATACTTGATGTAGTAAGTAAAGGTCTTTGCGTCAAGTGTGGTATGTGCGTCTCGTCATGCCAAGTACACGCAATCTCCATGACTGAAGAGGGGCCCATGAGCGTTGGTCCATGCAGACACTGTGAGGCATGCTACTACAGTTGCCCTAGAAGCCCAGCTATTTCTGAGGAACTCCTTAGATCTTCCTTAAACTATGAAAGGAAAGATGATGTTTTAGGGGGTTATACTAAAATTGTTAGCGCAAGAACGACCCTTAGCGAAGTTATGCCTGTAGCTCAGGACGGAGGCGTGGTCACCACGCTACTCATATATGCTCTTGAAGAGAGATTGACTGATGGTATGATAGTTGCATCTAAAAGCTCCGTAGAGACCTGGAAGCCCGTGCCGAAAGTTGCTCTGAGCGTGAATGATGTGTTAGAGGCTGCGGGCACTAAGTACTCCAATTGTCCCAATCTAGTGGCTATAAAGGATGCGCTCTACGGTTATGATCTTAAGAAACTGTGCATCGTTGGAGTACCATGCCAGGTTACTGCAGCTAGAGACGTAAAGGTTCATCCAAAAGCTGCGAGAAAAATTGGAGACAAGATAGCTTTCATAATAGGACTATTCTGCATGGAGTCGTTTCCATACATCAATCTTATCCAATTTCTCAAATCAAGTGGAGTAGACGTAGCTAAAGTAACGAAGTTTGACATTAAGGAGGGGAGATTCAAAGTATACATAGGCGATGCTGAAGTGCTAAGCGTCCCAATAAGGGACTTAAAGGATTGTGCCAATCGCTTTTGTGAGGTATGTAGAGACTTGACATCGTGGTACGCTGACATATCGGTAGGAGCCATAGGCTCTAAGAAGGGCTGGTCAACGGTAATTGTTAGAAGTAGCGAAGGTGTTAAGCTATTTGATGGTGCTGTCCAGAAGGGATACCTCGAAGTCAAGGACGTTGGAAGTAATGAAATTGAGAGCCTAAAGAAGATAGCAAGAAGAAAACTTCAAAAAATTTAGGAGCTCTCTTATAGAGAGAATCTAAGTGCTTGTTAGTCGCAGCCTTAATGTCAAAGCAATTTCACTCGTAACTGTATGTCAATTGTTAGTTTAAGTGTTTTGGTCCCTCTTTCTTTTTAACAGGCCTTGAAATTTTGATTGATTAATACAATCCATGTTTTCAACTATCACTATTAAAAGTCTACCCTGTAATGTCAGCTCCATCCTTACTGTAACATTGCTTGATGTGAGGGTAACGACATTAAAAAATAAAAAATGTGGATTCTATAAATTGAGTG harbors:
- a CDS encoding NADH-quinone oxidoreductase subunit I; this translates as MFKKPATVKYPFERLPVPQTYRGKHELVRDRCTGCGLCARICPAYAISINSVHGKVLPEIDLGKCIFCYLCEDACPRGAIKRSKEYELASWSRDEIIVR
- a CDS encoding Coenzyme F420 hydrogenase/dehydrogenase, beta subunit C-terminal domain, yielding MEVLRTKEDSIELKTFNDLILDVVSKGLCVKCGMCVSSCQVHAISMTEEGPMSVGPCRHCEACYYSCPRSPAISEELLRSSLNYERKDDVLGGYTKIVSARTTLSEVMPVAQDGGVVTTLLIYALEERLTDGMIVASKSSVETWKPVPKVALSVNDVLEAAGTKYSNCPNLVAIKDALYGYDLKKLCIVGVPCQVTAARDVKVHPKAARKIGDKIAFIIGLFCMESFPYINLIQFLKSSGVDVAKVTKFDIKEGRFKVYIGDAEVLSVPIRDLKDCANRFCEVCRDLTSWYADISVGAIGSKKGWSTVIVRSSEGVKLFDGAVQKGYLEVKDVGSNEIESLKKIARRKLQKI